Sequence from the Candidatus Paceibacterota bacterium genome:
GGGTAGCTGCCGACAGCTATGGCGTCGTCAAATCGGCGGCAACTCAGGATGTCCTCCCGGTTGAGCACATACTGGCCCACGATGCGCCGGGTTTCCCGCAAGCCCAGGAAGGGAGCGACTTTCGTCACAAGGGCTCGCTCGAAGCCGGGCACGTATTGGACCAGATATTGGCAGATGCCGGCAATCTGGCGGCGGGCTTCGACTTCGCCAGCAGTCAGGCTCTGCGGATCGGTGCCGTCCACGCCCTTGACCCGGGTCATGTTCACCCAGACTTCGCCGGCGCGGAGGCCGGTAATCAGAATCGTCCGTTCGGTGGGAAGGGAAAGCCCCGCCGCCTGGGCCTTCTGAATCAACTGCCGCAGCCCAACGACGATGAACTGATGGTTCTGGCCGAAGTAATCCGCGGGAATGAAATCGGCACGGTAAGTCTCGGGGTCATTGGCCAGGCTGTGACGGAGCCTTTCGGTTTCCACGCCAGACAGACAAAACATCAGCGTGGGCGGCTGCATGCCTCCGCGCGCGTCGCCTTTCTCGCACGGCACGCCAGCGCGGAAGGCCACGTCGCCGTCGCCGGTGCAATCAATGATCACCCTGGCCAGGATCGCTTCCCGGCCAGCCTTGCTCTCGGTGAGAATGCCACAGATGCGGCCGCCTTCCATGACAACGCCGCTGAACACCCGGTAGAGCATGAGGTCCACGCCGCGCTCGAGGAGCATGTCCAGCGCGACGGACTTCACCGCCTCCGGCTCGACGAGCGTTAGGCTCACGTGGAGTGGGCATGGCCGGTGCTCGCTCGCGGCGCCTCTGGCCCGGAGCCGATCAATGAGCCTCTGTGGCAGACCCGCTATGATGGGCTTGCGTTTCTGGCTCAGAAATCCCAGCACAGGCAAGCCGATGGTAAGGTTGCCTCCGACGAAGCTGCGGCTTTCGACCAAGGCGACTTTCAGACCAGCTTCGGCGGCAGCCATCGCGGCCATGATGCCGGCCGGGCCGCCGCCCACAACGAGCACGTCCACGTCTGCCCGAACGGGCACGGCTCGCGCGGGTTCCTGAATTGAGCCCATTTCATTGCCATTCATAATCTGCTCTCCTGCGCTCCAACTGTTAGATGGTCACGACAGCCGACACAAAATAATGGTCGCTCGGGAAGCGGCCATTGCGGCCGTCGCGAATCACTTGGGCCGAGAGTGGCTTCACGGGTCCCCGGCACCATATCCAGTCTATTCTGGTCCCGGGCCTGCCGTTGAGCTTCGTCGCGGCGTACTGTGGCCCGAGGAATGCGTGGGCGGTGTAGCCGGGATCTGCCGGCCCGTGCACTGCGGAATACGTATCGGTCCAGCCTCCGGCTGCCAGCAGTTTGATCGCGGGATTGGCGGCATTGGCGTTGAAGTCCCCAGTAAGCAGTTGTGGCAAGGTCCCGGGCAACACCGCGCTCGCCTGCACGATCAACTTCGCCTGATTTTCCCGAGCGACCTGACCGCGATGATCGAGGTGCGTGTTCCAGAGCCGGAACTCCTTCCCGGCCCCACACTCCCGGAGGTGGACCCAGTTCACAAACCGCGCTTCCGCTGAATCCCACGACTTGGTCCCAGCCACGTGAGGCGTCTGCGAGAGCCAGAATCCGCCCGCCGAGACCAGCTCATAGCGGGCGCGGGAAAAGAGAATGGCGTTGTGCGGATGGGCTGGCGCGTCGGGATTGGACAAAGCGAAGCTGTCGAGCTCGGGCAGGCGGGTCTTCAAGTGCTGAAAGTGAACATGCTGGCACTCCTGCAGGCAAACCAGGTCAGGCTTCTGAGCCCGCATCACCTCCGCGCAAAGTTCTTTGCGATCGGCCCAGCCGTTGCCCGCCTTGCCATCTGCGGGAACGTCCACGCGGACATTGCACGTGAGAACTTTGTGCATCCCGGACTTGCCCGGTGGGGCACTTCCCGTTGCGGCCAGCACGGGGCGTCCTAACCAGGGCAGCGCGGCGACGATCCCGAAATGCCTTATGAAGTCTCTTCGTCTCATCTTGCATCAGGGATTGAAAGCGAGCCTGGCGGCAATAAAGTAATGATCGCTCGGGTAGCGACCGCCGCGCCCATCGCGGATGATCTTCCAGGCAAGAGTCGAGACAGGGCCACGCGTGAGGATGAAGTCTATCGGACCGCGCTTGCGGGCGGCTTCCGTTTTGGGAGTGTATTTCGGGCCAAGAAAGCCATGCGTGGTGTTGCCGTTGTCGCGCGGCCCGGGGGCGGCGATCTGGGTATTAATCCAGCCCGCGTCGAATGCGAGCTTGAGAACAGTGTTGCTGGCGTCCGCGTTGAAGTCACCGGCCAGGACTTGTGGAAACTCCGGCGCGTATAGCGCGGCCTCTGCCAGGATCAGCTTGGTCTGCTCCTCGCGAGCGGGCTGGCTCTTGTGATCGAGGTGCGTACTGAGCGCCCGGAATTGCTTTCCCGAGGCGCGATCACGAAGCCGCACCCAGTTGACGTGCCGAGCGCGCGCGGATTCCCATGAAACTGAGCCCGGCAAGTGCGGTGTTTCCGAGAGCCAGAAGCCGCCCGCCGACACGAAATCGTACCGCCGGCGAGAGTACAGGATCGGATTCTTGGCGATGCCCTGGTAGCCGGTCGTCCGGCAATCCATCTCCGGACCCTCGAAGCCGAAGCTCCCGAATTCCGGAAAACCGCGCGCCAGGTCCTCCATCTGCTCACGCAGGACTTCCTGGAGGCATACAATGTCCGGCTTCTGCGCGCGAATCACATCCAGACACAGCTCGCGTCGCGCCTTCCAGCCGTTGCCGGCGGCGTCATCGTCGGGCAATATCACTCGGATGTTGCAGCTTAGAACCGTGTGAGAGACGGGCTGAGCATTGGTGGGCGCCGCGCGTGCAATGCGGCCCAGCCAGGGGAGCGAGGCCCCGAGACCGAGCGTTCTGATAAAGGTTCTGCGTTTCATGTGTTCGATTCAAGTTTGTGCGGGCGCATCCTTCTTCGGCTGCTCGCGCCGCACCATCGTCCATAATACGAGCGCGGCCAGCGGATGGAGTAAAGCCATAATGACGAACATCCAACTCGCGCCCAGTGTGCCCATGACCTGGCCAACATAGTAATTGAACAACATTGCCCCCGCCGCGCCGAAGCCCGCCGCGATGCCCAGGACGCTGCCGATATTACCGGTGGGAAAGGTCTCCGCAATCACCACGCTCAGCGAGAACAGCCAGCTCAGGCACACCGCGCCCGCCACGCTGAAGATGGCGAGCGTGGCCGCGGGATGCGCCAGATGTGGCGTGAGCGCACAAACGGGCGCCAACGCCGCCATGGCTGTAAGCATGAGCTTGCGCGCGTGTACCGGCGGTTTACCGCGCTCCACCAGCCAGTCCGACCAGGCGGCGCTGCCCACGCCGCCGAGGTCGGCCGCCAGGAAGGGGACCCAGCCGACCATGCCGATTTGCGCCAGGGTCAGCCCCGATTGCTCCTGCAAGTAACCGGGCAGCCAGAACAGGCAGAAATACCACACCGGGTCGCTGATGAAGCGGATGAGAAGAATGCCCCACAGGCTGCGCGTGCGCCACAGTTGCGGCCAGGTGAACTTCGGGACCTGCGCGGGCGCTGCCGAACCGGTGGCCGCTTGCGCCACCTCGGCAGGCGGGTCGCGGTAGATCATCCACCAGAGCGCCGCCACGACCAGCCCCGCCACCCCCGGCACAATAAAGGCGGCGTGCCAGTTCCACTTCAGCGCCAGCCAGGCAATGAGCGGTGGAGCAATAACCGCCCCGAAGGAGCCACCCGCCACGCAAAGGCTGTTCGCCGTGGCTCGCAAGCTGCCGGGGAACCAAACGGTCACCGCGCGCAGTTGAGCGGGGAACGCCATCGGCTCCGCCAACCCCAGCGCTCCGCGGCATAGGGCAAACTGCCCGAAGGTCTTCGTGAACACCGCCCCGATACACGCGCTGGACCAGGCCACGACCCCCGTGAGCATCATGCGCCGGGCGCCCCACTGGTCCACCAGCCAGCCCGCCACCGGATACATGCAGGCATAGCAGACGGTGAAGATATTAGCCAGCACCGCATACCCAGCGTCATCCAAATGAAATTCGCCTTTGAGCGTGGGCTTGAGGATCGAGACGATCTGGCGGTCAATGTAATTCAACACGATCGCGCAGAAGATGAGCACGAGGATCATCCAGCGTCGCTGGAGCGGAGGCAGGAATTCCTCTCTCATCGCAGCGGAACCGCGAGACCTGCATCTCGCTGTGCGTCATGACCGCTGCAACCAGTGGAGTTGTTCGGAGGGGGTTGCACTTCTGCTCAGTTGGTAGAGAAACCCAGGTTTGCTTGGATCTCCTGCCGCCAACGCGCGACTGTGAGCGATAGAGTGTGCTCCAGCTTTGCAGCATTCCGGCCAGGAGAATTCGTCTCCGCCCCGCCGCCTGCCGGGCGACTCAACGCAAGCGTCAACAAGATTACTTCCGCATGCATCGGGGCACGACTGTATCCAAAAGGCGGATGGAGGCGCAATATCGTGCGCATCACCCGGGACCCGCTCCTGCCTTCGCGGGCGGATGCGCGTCCGGTCAACCTTGCGGGTCGGCGGGGTCCCCCCGGATTTCAGCCTTCGCCCCTGGTTTCTGGACCCGGCGGAGCAGATTACGCAACTGGCGCACTGTCTTCTCATTGGCCGGATCGCGCGCAAGGTTGCAAAACTCATTCGGGTCCGCCTGATGATCATACAGCTCCGACCCCGCCTTGCCGCCATCCCATTCGGTGTAGCGGTATCTCTCGGTATGCACGCTGTAACCCATGACACGCTGCCCGGCTTTGCCACGCGTCACCTGAGAATACGCGGGGTGATGCCACGCGGCCGAGGTTGGCGCGTCGAGCAAAGGCCGCAGGCTGGAGCCCTGCAGATCTTTCGGTTTCTCCAGGCCCGCCCAGTCGGCGACGGTGGGATAAATGCCCAGCAACTCCACCGCCCGGTTGCATGGGGTGCCGTTCCCCTTGGCGGCGGGGTCGTAAACAATCAACGGTGTGCGAGGGGACGGATCGAACAGGAGTTGCTTCTGCCATTGCCCGTGCTCGCCCAGCAAGAACCCGTGGTCGCTCCAGAACACGATCAACGTGCTCTTCGCCAGACCCAGCCGATCCAGCGAGTCGAGGAGCCGGCCCACCTGGGCATCCACGAAGCTAACGGCGGCGTAATAGGCGCGGACACAGTCCTTCAGATCCTGCTCGCTGAGGCCGTAGTCGTCGGGCCGGATGTTGCGGGCGATATCCGGCAGCGCCTTCTCCGAAGCGGCGTCGCGCGGCGGCAGCTTGATGCTCTCTGGCGGGTAGAGGTCGAAGTATTTCTTCGGCGCGATCCAAGGGGTGTGCGGGCGGAAGAAGCCCAGCGCGATGAAGAAGGGCTTGTCCTTTTGCTCCTCAAGCAGGCGGATGGTTTCGGTGACACCCTTGGCGTCGGTCTGGTCCTCGTCTGGGCCATCCATGTCGAGCCAGGCCATCGCGAAGCCAATGGTGTTCTTGTAACCACCCCGGGTGAGCAGATGGATGTTGGCTTCCTCGGTCTTGTCCCGGCCAATGGGGTTGAACTTGTAGTCCCAGGACACCGGATCGTCTTTGCCATCGGTGCCGATCTCGCGCGGGACGCCGTAGTGGTAAAGCTTGCCGACGCGGGCGACGAAGTAGCCGTTCTGCCGGAAGAGCTGGGGCAGGGTAACTACGTTGGGCAGGGTGGAGCGGAAGTCGGTCTGCAGATCGTGCACGCGCGTGGTGTCGGGCCGCAGGCCAGTCATGAGCGAAGCGCGGCTGGGATTGCAGAGGGGGTACTGGCAGTAAGCGCGACGGAACATCACGCCGCGCCTGGCCAGGCGGTCAAGGTTGGGAGTTTTGGCGATCGGATCGCCGTAACAAGCGATGCGGCAGTTCAGGTCGTCCGCCGCGATGAACAGCACGTTCTTCCGCGACGAACCATCAACCCGGGCGGCTGCGGCACTCAGGACCAGCGCGCACGCCAGCGCCGCGGTGCCCGTCAGGCCGCGCTTCATAAGAGCCGCCTGCTAAATCTCTACGGTCTTTCCCGGGACAGGCGCCGGGTAGCGGCCCTGAGCATCGGCCTGGATGGGTGCGGGGCTTTTCTCGGTCAACTCATCCACGTTGGAGCAGAACTGGAAGTTGGAAGCCATCGCTTCCTCCCAGGTGACTATCTTGCCGGTGTGCACCGCGGCACGGCCCATGATCGAGCCGAGGTTCGAAAGGGCGGCGCGCCGGGTCTCATTGTGCGGCTTGTTCTGCCGAATCGCGCTCAGCAGGACATCCCATTCGGCCTGCCAGGGGTTGACGGTCTCCTTCGGCGCGCGCCAGGCGAGGTTGGAGCGCTCGGTGCGCTGGTCTTTGTAAATGTGCGTGGTGGGAGCGTGGATGTTGCCGGAGAACTGAGCGGCGCATTTCGTTCCGTGAATGTAGGTGGCGAAGTCCGTGTGGCAATTGGTGAGGCAGCGGTTAACAACCTGCGCCTTGGTGCCGTCGGGGAATGTAAACTCGACGCAGTAGCTGTCCAGGTTCTGGCCGCAATCGGTGCTGCCGGCCATGCGCCCCCCGACGCCGTGGGCCGATACCGGCCAGGCGTCTTTGATCCAGAAGCACTCGTCCATCTGGTGGATCATCAGCTCGATGAACAGGCCGCCGCCCGACCACATGAACTGGTAGGGGTGACCGGGGCTAAGCTGCCAGAGCAGCTCGTTCTCGCCTCGCGGGAACGGAGGCATGGCGTAGCTGGAATCCATGCGATAGGCCCGGATGAACTGGATGTCTCCCATCGCGTCGTCGCGAATCTTCTGGATCAGCGCCTGCCGGGCCGAGGAATGCCGGCACATCAGCCCGGCGGCGATCTTGAGGCCTTTTTTATCGGCGGCTTCTCCCGCTTTAAGGATGCGCTTTATGCCGCCCGGGTCGGACGCGAAGTCCTTCTCCATGAACACGTTGACACCTTTCTCGACCGCGTACTCCAGGTGCGGCGCGCGGAAGGCAGCGTGCGTGGCCAGCATCGCCACGTCCCCCGGCCGCAGGCAATCAATCGCCTTGCGATAGGCGTCGAAGCCGAGAAACCGGCGTTCGGGCGGCACATCAATCAACTTGTCCAGGGACTGGCTCAGCGCCGCGTGCGATTGGTCCAGCTTATCCTGGCGCAGGTCCGCCATTGCGACCAGTTTGACCGGACCGCCCGCCCCCGAGAGCGCGGCCCGTTTCGTGCCGCCGTCGTCGCCCAGCACCAGCCCGCCCGCCGACATCGCGTTGGCCACGGCGCCGCTGCCACGTCCGCCGCAGCCAATCAAGGCCAGGCGAATGGTGTTGTCGTCGGCGGCATGAACATGCGGCAGGGCCACCCCTGCCAACGCAGAGAGGGCAGCGAAGCGGCCGGTATCCTTCAGAAACTCGCGACGTGAGGTGGGGAGATTGGTGTGTCGGTTCATAAGTATTGCGCCGGATGCTACCGTCTCACCAAGCCCGCGCCAACCCCAAATAGGCTCCCAGCCAGGCCAGTGTTGGTGCCAGCTCTGGACTGTTTGGGAGTCCACCGAGATCAGGGCCGGCAGGCACGTTCCATTGGGCTACGTTGGCTGAAGCCCCACCAGGCAGCGGCCGCCGAATAGCCGCGGAAAGCGGGATAGGCTGGCATCGAGTTTCCGCAGACCCGTCAGGCAGCGGGCGGGGTAAAAGGCTGGTTTGGCGTATCCCCCTGACAGCAGGTAATGAAAACAACTGAACGCTTCCGCGTGAAAGACCTGCCAGCCCTCCGGCCAGCCGGGGACCTCCCGGCGGAAGAAGAGGCGGGTTGCATTCCCCTGTGCGGCGTAGTAATCGCGGGGCCGAGGCATTGATTCGCTCCGGAGAATCGGCTCCCGCCAGCCCACCGGTTCGTGGTGGAACAGCCCGTAGACCAGTGAACTGGTCCAACTAAGGTACGGCTCGAAGATGATCAACCGGCCTGCGGCCGGCGCCAGCACGCGCCGCGCTTCGCGCAGAAAGGCATTCGGCGCGCGCAGGTGATGAAAGACGTCGAACAGCACCAGGTGCGACAAGCTCCCCTGGCGGAATGGCAGTTCGTAGCCGTCGCACACCAGATCCAGCCACGGGTTGGGAAACAGGTCGGTCGCCAGCGCACCGGGGAGGTCCGTCTTGAGATTGCCGATCCCGGAGCCGATCTCGACGATCCGCCCGGGGATGGCCGGTTGAATCAGGGCGCGGATGCGCTGATAGAAACCGGCGTAGATTTCTTTCAGCAGGGGCTTTGCATTCCAGGCGCGCAGGTTGCGCTCAATCTCCGCCTGGTGTTGCGCCAGCGGCGCCGTCATGGGATGAATTTCAGGCGCCGGGCGGCGAACCATACCATGCGCAGCAGCAGCCAGCCGTGGCTCCAGCGGTGAATGTTCGTCGTCCCGTAGGTCCGGGCGCGGTAGCGAATCGGCAGGTCCACCATGCGCAGGTTGAGCTTTGCCGCGCCGAACAGCAGGTCGAAGTCGCCAAAGGGATCGAAGTCGCCGAAGTAGGACCGGTTCCGGGCAATCGCCTCGTAGTCGGCGCGGAACAGCACCTTGGTGCCGCAGAGGGTGTCTTTGATCTTCTGGCCCAGGAGCCAACTAAAGGTCAGGCCAAAGAACTTGTTCGCAATCATATTGAGGAATTGCATGGCCTGGTCTTCCATTGGATAGACCAGCCGCACGCCATTGACGAATTCCGCGGTGCCGGAACGGGCCGCCTCGTAATACTTCGGCAATTCCTCCGGCGGCATGGTCAAATCCGCGTCGAGGATGAACAGCAAGTCGCCGGTGGCCGCCGCGAAGGCTTCGCGCACGGCGCCGCCCTTGCCCCGGCTTTGCTGCTTGAGAATCTTGATCGTCCGCTGCGGGTACTTGGCCGCCATCCGCTGGATTTCGCCCCAGGTATCATCCTTGGAGTGCCCTTCGATGAAGATGAGCTCGGTTCCCAGTCCCATCTCCGGCGTGCGCCGGACCGCTTCCTCGATGTTGCCCGCCTCATTGCGCGCGGGAATGACCACCGAGCAGCGGTACTGCAGGCTCGGGCCCGGCTGCGGCCGTGGGCGGGCGATCACTCCTACCGTGACGCAGAAGGGCGGCAACAACGGCGCCAGCCACCGGTTGCAGAACCAGCTCCACAACGGG
This genomic interval carries:
- a CDS encoding FAD-dependent oxidoreductase, with the translated sequence MGSIQEPARAVPVRADVDVLVVGGGPAGIMAAMAAAEAGLKVALVESRSFVGGNLTIGLPVLGFLSQKRKPIIAGLPQRLIDRLRARGAASEHRPCPLHVSLTLVEPEAVKSVALDMLLERGVDLMLYRVFSGVVMEGGRICGILTESKAGREAILARVIIDCTGDGDVAFRAGVPCEKGDARGGMQPPTLMFCLSGVETERLRHSLANDPETYRADFIPADYFGQNHQFIVVGLRQLIQKAQAAGLSLPTERTILITGLRAGEVWVNMTRVKGVDGTDPQSLTAGEVEARRQIAGICQYLVQYVPGFERALVTKVAPFLGLRETRRIVGQYVLNREDILSCRRFDDAIAVGSYPVDLHHPNDDDCTMEWCGDCYDIPYRCLLPQKVENLLVAGRCISTTHEAMAAIRVMSTCMAMGEAAGHAAGIAVTDKVSPSRISVSKLRYQLVARGAYLRS
- a CDS encoding endonuclease/exonuclease/phosphatase family protein encodes the protein MRRRDFIRHFGIVAALPWLGRPVLAATGSAPPGKSGMHKVLTCNVRVDVPADGKAGNGWADRKELCAEVMRAQKPDLVCLQECQHVHFQHLKTRLPELDSFALSNPDAPAHPHNAILFSRARYELVSAGGFWLSQTPHVAGTKSWDSAEARFVNWVHLRECGAGKEFRLWNTHLDHRGQVARENQAKLIVQASAVLPGTLPQLLTGDFNANAANPAIKLLAAGGWTDTYSAVHGPADPGYTAHAFLGPQYAATKLNGRPGTRIDWIWCRGPVKPLSAQVIRDGRNGRFPSDHYFVSAVVTI
- a CDS encoding endonuclease/exonuclease/phosphatase family protein, whose amino-acid sequence is MKRRTFIRTLGLGASLPWLGRIARAAPTNAQPVSHTVLSCNIRVILPDDDAAGNGWKARRELCLDVIRAQKPDIVCLQEVLREQMEDLARGFPEFGSFGFEGPEMDCRTTGYQGIAKNPILYSRRRYDFVSAGGFWLSETPHLPGSVSWESARARHVNWVRLRDRASGKQFRALSTHLDHKSQPAREEQTKLILAEAALYAPEFPQVLAGDFNADASNTVLKLAFDAGWINTQIAAPGPRDNGNTTHGFLGPKYTPKTEAARKRGPIDFILTRGPVSTLAWKIIRDGRGGRYPSDHYFIAARLAFNP
- a CDS encoding MFS transporter; the protein is MREEFLPPLQRRWMILVLIFCAIVLNYIDRQIVSILKPTLKGEFHLDDAGYAVLANIFTVCYACMYPVAGWLVDQWGARRMMLTGVVAWSSACIGAVFTKTFGQFALCRGALGLAEPMAFPAQLRAVTVWFPGSLRATANSLCVAGGSFGAVIAPPLIAWLALKWNWHAAFIVPGVAGLVVAALWWMIYRDPPAEVAQAATGSAAPAQVPKFTWPQLWRTRSLWGILLIRFISDPVWYFCLFWLPGYLQEQSGLTLAQIGMVGWVPFLAADLGGVGSAAWSDWLVERGKPPVHARKLMLTAMAALAPVCALTPHLAHPAATLAIFSVAGAVCLSWLFSLSVVIAETFPTGNIGSVLGIAAGFGAAGAMLFNYYVGQVMGTLGASWMFVIMALLHPLAALVLWTMVRREQPKKDAPAQT
- a CDS encoding sulfatase codes for the protein MKRGLTGTAALACALVLSAAAARVDGSSRKNVLFIAADDLNCRIACYGDPIAKTPNLDRLARRGVMFRRAYCQYPLCNPSRASLMTGLRPDTTRVHDLQTDFRSTLPNVVTLPQLFRQNGYFVARVGKLYHYGVPREIGTDGKDDPVSWDYKFNPIGRDKTEEANIHLLTRGGYKNTIGFAMAWLDMDGPDEDQTDAKGVTETIRLLEEQKDKPFFIALGFFRPHTPWIAPKKYFDLYPPESIKLPPRDAASEKALPDIARNIRPDDYGLSEQDLKDCVRAYYAAVSFVDAQVGRLLDSLDRLGLAKSTLIVFWSDHGFLLGEHGQWQKQLLFDPSPRTPLIVYDPAAKGNGTPCNRAVELLGIYPTVADWAGLEKPKDLQGSSLRPLLDAPTSAAWHHPAYSQVTRGKAGQRVMGYSVHTERYRYTEWDGGKAGSELYDHQADPNEFCNLARDPANEKTVRQLRNLLRRVQKPGAKAEIRGDPADPQG
- a CDS encoding gfo/Idh/MocA family oxidoreductase — translated: MNRHTNLPTSRREFLKDTGRFAALSALAGVALPHVHAADDNTIRLALIGCGGRGSGAVANAMSAGGLVLGDDGGTKRAALSGAGGPVKLVAMADLRQDKLDQSHAALSQSLDKLIDVPPERRFLGFDAYRKAIDCLRPGDVAMLATHAAFRAPHLEYAVEKGVNVFMEKDFASDPGGIKRILKAGEAADKKGLKIAAGLMCRHSSARQALIQKIRDDAMGDIQFIRAYRMDSSYAMPPFPRGENELLWQLSPGHPYQFMWSGGGLFIELMIHQMDECFWIKDAWPVSAHGVGGRMAGSTDCGQNLDSYCVEFTFPDGTKAQVVNRCLTNCHTDFATYIHGTKCAAQFSGNIHAPTTHIYKDQRTERSNLAWRAPKETVNPWQAEWDVLLSAIRQNKPHNETRRAALSNLGSIMGRAAVHTGKIVTWEEAMASNFQFCSNVDELTEKSPAPIQADAQGRYPAPVPGKTVEI
- a CDS encoding methyltransferase domain-containing protein, with product MTAPLAQHQAEIERNLRAWNAKPLLKEIYAGFYQRIRALIQPAIPGRIVEIGSGIGNLKTDLPGALATDLFPNPWLDLVCDGYELPFRQGSLSHLVLFDVFHHLRAPNAFLREARRVLAPAAGRLIIFEPYLSWTSSLVYGLFHHEPVGWREPILRSESMPRPRDYYAAQGNATRLFFRREVPGWPEGWQVFHAEAFSCFHYLLSGGYAKPAFYPARCLTGLRKLDASLSRFPRLFGGRCLVGLQPT
- a CDS encoding glycosyltransferase — its product is MIDRRAFYDQRAEFRVRETGRYYQQLLRRQYAFWVPPGLRVLEVGCGLGDLLAAVKPARGVGVDFSPAMIALARERHPDLQFHVADAAEVPAAEQFDYILLADLVNDLPDVQAVFERLHSVAHPRTRLVVSFFNNLWRPVLNVAVRLGLKSPTLLQNWLSRDDAVNLLHLAGWEVIKTDARIVWPLRIPLWSWFCNRWLAPLLPPFCVTVGVIARPRPQPGPSLQYRCSVVIPARNEAGNIEEAVRRTPEMGLGTELIFIEGHSKDDTWGEIQRMAAKYPQRTIKILKQQSRGKGGAVREAFAAATGDLLFILDADLTMPPEELPKYYEAARSGTAEFVNGVRLVYPMEDQAMQFLNMIANKFFGLTFSWLLGQKIKDTLCGTKVLFRADYEAIARNRSYFGDFDPFGDFDLLFGAAKLNLRMVDLPIRYRARTYGTTNIHRWSHGWLLLRMVWFAARRLKFIP